In Phocoena phocoena chromosome 19, mPhoPho1.1, whole genome shotgun sequence, a genomic segment contains:
- the SOX9 gene encoding transcription factor SOX-9 isoform X2 — MNLLDPFMKMTDEQEKGLSGAPSPSMSEDSAGSPCPSGSGSDTENTRPQENTFPKGEPDLKKESEEDKFPVCIREAVSQVLKGYDWTLVPMPVRVNGSSKNKPHVKRPMNAFMVWAQAARRKLADQYPHLHNAELSKTLGKLWRLLNESEKRPFVEEAERLRVQHKKDHPDYKYQPRRRKSVKNGQAEAEEATEQTHISPNAIFKALQADSPHSSSGMSEVHSPGEHSGQSQGPPTPPTTPKTDVQPGKADLKREGRPLPEGGRQPPIDFRDVDIGELSSDVISNIETFDVNEFDQYLPPNGHPGVPATHGQVTYTGSYGISSTAATPAGASHVWMSKQQAPPPPPQAPPPAPPPGQAPRTHIKTEQLSPSHYSEQQQRSPQQIAYSPFSLPHYSPSYPPVTRSQYDYTDHQNSGSYYSHAAGQGSGLYSTFTYMNPAQRPMYTPIADTSGVPSIPQTHSPQHWEQPVYTQLTRP; from the exons ATGAATCTCCTGGACCCCTTCATGAAGATGACCGACGAGCAGGAGAAGGGCCTGTCCggcgcccccagcccctccatgTCCGAGGACTCGGCGGGCTCGCCCTGCCCTTCGGGCTCCGGCTCCGACACCGAGAACACGCGGCCCCAGGAGAACACGTTCCCCAAGGGCGAGCCGGACCTGAAGAAGGAGAGCGAAGAGGACAAGTTCCCCGTGTGCATCCGCGAGGCCGTCAGCCAGGTGCTCAAAGGCTACGACTGGACGCTGGTACCCATGCCGGTGCGCGTCAACGGCTCGAGCAAGAACAAGCCGCACGTCAAGCGGCCCATGAACGCCTTCATGGTGTGGGCGCAGGCGGCGCGCAGGAAGCTCGCCGACCAGTACCCACACCTGCACAACGCCGAGCTCAGCAAGACGCTGGGCAAACTCTGGAG actTCTGAATGAGAGCGAGAAGCGGCCCTTCGTGGAGGAGGCGGAGCGGCTGCGCGTGCAGCACAAGAAGGACCACCCGGATTACAAGTACCAGCCGCGGCGGAGGAAGTCGGTGAAGAACGGCCAGGCGGAGGCCGAGGAGGCCACGGAGCAGACGCACATCTCCCCTAACGCCATCTTCAAGGCGCTGCAGGCCGACTCGCCGCACTCCTCCTCCGGCATGAGCGAGGTCCATTCCCCCGGAGAGCACTCCG GGCAATCGCAGGGTCCACCGACGccacccaccacccccaaaaCCGACGTGCAGCCGGGCAAGGCTGACCTGAAGCGAGAGGGGCGCCCGCTGCCAGAGGGGGGCAGACAGCCCCCCATCGACTTCCGCGACGTGGACATCGGCGAGCTGAGCAGCGACGTCATCTCCAACATCGAGACCTTCGACGTGAACGAGTTCGACCAGTACCTGCCGCCCAATGGCCACCCGGGGGTGCCGGCCACGCACGGCCAGGTCACCTACACGGGCAGCTACGGCATCAGCAGCACAGCCGCCACCCCGGCGGGCGCTAGCCACGTGTGGATGTCCAAGCAGcaggcgccgccgccgcccccgcagGCGCCCCCGCCGGCCCCGCCG CCGGGCCAGGCCCCGCGAACGCACATCAAGACGGAGCAGCTGAGTCCCAGCCACTACAGCGAGCAGCAGCAGCGCTCGCCGCAGCAGATCGCCTACAGCCCCTTCAGCCTCCCGCACTACAGCCCGTCCTACCCGCCCGTCACCCGCTCGCAGTACGACTACACTGACCACCAGAACTCCGGCTCCTACTACAGCCATGCGGCGGGCCAGGGCTCCGGCCTCTACTCCACCTTCACCTACATGAACCCGGCGCAGCGGCCCATGTACACCCCCATCGCCGACACCTCCGGGGTCCCTTCCATCCCGCAGACCCACAGCCCCCAGCACTGGGAACAGCCCGTCTACACACAGCTCACCAGACCTTGA
- the SOX9 gene encoding transcription factor SOX-9 isoform X1, with protein MNLLDPFMKMTDEQEKGLSGAPSPSMSEDSAGSPCPSGSGSDTENTRPQENTFPKGEPDLKKESEEDKFPVCIREAVSQVLKGYDWTLVPMPVRVNGSSKNKPHVKRPMNAFMVWAQAARRKLADQYPHLHNAELSKTLGKLWRLLNESEKRPFVEEAERLRVQHKKDHPDYKYQPRRRKSVKNGQAEAEEATEQTHISPNAIFKALQADSPHSSSGMSEVHSPGEHSGQSQGPPTPPTTPKTDVQPGKADLKREGRPLPEGGRQPPIDFRDVDIGELSSDVISNIETFDVNEFDQYLPPNGHPGVPATHGQVTYTGSYGISSTAATPAGASHVWMSKQQAPPPPPQAPPPAPPAPPQPPAQAPPQPSAQAPPQPPAQAHTLTTLSSEPGQAPRTHIKTEQLSPSHYSEQQQRSPQQIAYSPFSLPHYSPSYPPVTRSQYDYTDHQNSGSYYSHAAGQGSGLYSTFTYMNPAQRPMYTPIADTSGVPSIPQTHSPQHWEQPVYTQLTRP; from the exons ATGAATCTCCTGGACCCCTTCATGAAGATGACCGACGAGCAGGAGAAGGGCCTGTCCggcgcccccagcccctccatgTCCGAGGACTCGGCGGGCTCGCCCTGCCCTTCGGGCTCCGGCTCCGACACCGAGAACACGCGGCCCCAGGAGAACACGTTCCCCAAGGGCGAGCCGGACCTGAAGAAGGAGAGCGAAGAGGACAAGTTCCCCGTGTGCATCCGCGAGGCCGTCAGCCAGGTGCTCAAAGGCTACGACTGGACGCTGGTACCCATGCCGGTGCGCGTCAACGGCTCGAGCAAGAACAAGCCGCACGTCAAGCGGCCCATGAACGCCTTCATGGTGTGGGCGCAGGCGGCGCGCAGGAAGCTCGCCGACCAGTACCCACACCTGCACAACGCCGAGCTCAGCAAGACGCTGGGCAAACTCTGGAG actTCTGAATGAGAGCGAGAAGCGGCCCTTCGTGGAGGAGGCGGAGCGGCTGCGCGTGCAGCACAAGAAGGACCACCCGGATTACAAGTACCAGCCGCGGCGGAGGAAGTCGGTGAAGAACGGCCAGGCGGAGGCCGAGGAGGCCACGGAGCAGACGCACATCTCCCCTAACGCCATCTTCAAGGCGCTGCAGGCCGACTCGCCGCACTCCTCCTCCGGCATGAGCGAGGTCCATTCCCCCGGAGAGCACTCCG GGCAATCGCAGGGTCCACCGACGccacccaccacccccaaaaCCGACGTGCAGCCGGGCAAGGCTGACCTGAAGCGAGAGGGGCGCCCGCTGCCAGAGGGGGGCAGACAGCCCCCCATCGACTTCCGCGACGTGGACATCGGCGAGCTGAGCAGCGACGTCATCTCCAACATCGAGACCTTCGACGTGAACGAGTTCGACCAGTACCTGCCGCCCAATGGCCACCCGGGGGTGCCGGCCACGCACGGCCAGGTCACCTACACGGGCAGCTACGGCATCAGCAGCACAGCCGCCACCCCGGCGGGCGCTAGCCACGTGTGGATGTCCAAGCAGcaggcgccgccgccgcccccgcagGCGCCCCCGCCGGCCCCGCCGGCGCCCCCGCAGCCGCCCGCGCAGGCGCCCCCCCAGCCGTCCGCGCAGGCGCCCCCGCAGCCGCCGGCGCAGGCGCACACGCTGACCACGCTGAGCAGCGAGCCGGGCCAGGCCCCGCGAACGCACATCAAGACGGAGCAGCTGAGTCCCAGCCACTACAGCGAGCAGCAGCAGCGCTCGCCGCAGCAGATCGCCTACAGCCCCTTCAGCCTCCCGCACTACAGCCCGTCCTACCCGCCCGTCACCCGCTCGCAGTACGACTACACTGACCACCAGAACTCCGGCTCCTACTACAGCCATGCGGCGGGCCAGGGCTCCGGCCTCTACTCCACCTTCACCTACATGAACCCGGCGCAGCGGCCCATGTACACCCCCATCGCCGACACCTCCGGGGTCCCTTCCATCCCGCAGACCCACAGCCCCCAGCACTGGGAACAGCCCGTCTACACACAGCTCACCAGACCTTGA